The region TTCGTCGATGAAAAGGTTCGCCCTGACATCGGCGAACACTTCGAAAACGGCACGTTCCCCACCGACCTCATCACTGAGATGGGCGATCTGGGCTTTTACGCCCCGAATCTCGAGGGGTATGGCTCGCCGAACGTCTCCGA is a window of Natronorubrum sediminis DNA encoding:
- a CDS encoding acyl-CoA dehydrogenase family protein, with the protein product MLDFLTLEEDLDQEERMIRDTARDFVDEKVRPDIGEHFENGTFPTDLITEMGDLGFYAPNLEGYGSPNVS